The Acanthochromis polyacanthus isolate Apoly-LR-REF ecotype Palm Island chromosome 17, KAUST_Apoly_ChrSc, whole genome shotgun sequence genome has a window encoding:
- the LOC110971401 gene encoding ubiquitin carboxyl-terminal hydrolase 2-like — translation MPTLRHSYTLATAEEPAAFQLDKPEQRRKNPHLSRSALVSTFMGLIINQAKNKSPQGLVGLKNLGNTCFMNSILQCLSNTSELRDYCLRNIHHSDLNNNCKTNTALMEEFAKLTQSLWTSENNDAISPSDFRSQIQRYAPKFVGCNQQDAQEFLRFLLDGLHNEVNRVTIRPKVSVEDFDHLSDDEKGRWMWNMYLQREDSKVVDLFVGQLKSSLTCTVCGFRSTMFDPFWDLSIPIAQKNSGEVSLKDCLRLFTKEDVLDGEERPTCNRCKARRKCTKRFSIQKFPQILVLHLKRFSDSNIRGSKLSTYINFPLKDLDLREFSSESGEHPVYNLYAVSNHSGNTLGGHYTAYCKNPALGEWYSYNDSRVSPMSSSQVRSSNAYVLFYELAPSSHSKYQTCRL, via the exons ATGCCGACTCTGCGACACTCATACACGCTGGCAACGGCGGAGGAACCGGCCGCTTTCCAGCTGGACAAACCAGAGCAGCGGCGCAAGAACCCGCATCTGTCCCGCAGCGCGCTGGTGTCCACGTTCATGGGTCTCATCATCAACCAGGCCAAG AACAAGAGCCCTCAAGGTCTGGTTGGATTAAAGAATCTGGGCAACACA TGTTTCATGAACTCCATCCTCCAATGTCTGAGCAACACCTCAGAGCTGAGAGATTACTGCCTGAGAAACATCCATCACAGTGACCTCAATAACAACTGCAAGACTAACACTGCTCTTATGGAAG AGTTTGCAAAGCTGACTCAGAGTCTGTGGACATCTGAAAACAATGACGCCATCAGTCCTTCTGATTTCAGAAGCCAGATCCAGAGATACGCTCCAAAATTTGTTGGCTGCAA TCAGCAAGACGCCCAGGAGTTTCTGCGTTTCTTATTGGACGGTCTCCACAATGAGGTGAACAGAGTTACCATCCGCCCTAAAGTGTCTGTCGAGGACTTTGACCACCTTTC gGATGATGAGAAAGGCAGGTGGATGTGGAACATGTACTTGCAGAGAGAAGACAGCAAAGTAGTGG ACTTGTTTGTTGGGCAGCTAAAAAGCTCTTTGACCTGCACTGTTTGTGGCTTCCGCTCCACTATGTTTGATCCATTTTGGGACCTATCCATACCTATTGCACAG AAGAATTCCGGTGAAGTGAGTCTCAAAGACTGTTTGAGACTCTTCACAAAAGAAGATGTATTGGATGGAGAAGAAAGACCA ACTTGCAATAGATGCAAAGCCAGACGAAAATGCACCAAGAGGTTCAGCATCCAGAAGTTCCCTCAGATTCTTGTACTCC ACCTGAAACGCTTCTCAGACTCCAACATCCGAGGAAGCAAACTCTCCACTTACATCAACTTCCCTCTCAAAGATCTGGACCTGCGAGAGTTCTCCTCAGAGAGCGGCG AGCATCCCGTGTACAACCTGTACGCTGTTTCCAACCACTCTGGAAACACTTTGGGAGGCCATTACACAGCCTACTGCAAGAACCCGGCGCTGGGGGAGTGGTACAGCTACAATGACTCCAG GGTAAGCCCAATGTCCTCCAGCCAGGTTCGCAGCAGCAACGCTTACGTCCTCTTCTACGAGCTTGCCCCCTCCTCACACAGCAAATATCAGACGTGTCGGCTTTAG